Proteins found in one Oncorhynchus gorbuscha isolate QuinsamMale2020 ecotype Even-year linkage group LG15, OgorEven_v1.0, whole genome shotgun sequence genomic segment:
- the LOC123996324 gene encoding protein shisa-7-like isoform X1 produces the protein MTPTTNLQVFAVSLLSLLAAPLITAEDSSPSPSPLSTDPRPRQGGSTDPPQSAPSPPLLLLAIHANLRPAALRGRPKAPEKLPESPGVLETPPQPLAQIMFPKNVTSAAAGALAPPLGTAQVAPPPRTLVDVDVCHGYYDVMGQLDNTFNCSKDSFIYCCGSCHYRFCCPDPTRRLEQSSCTNYDSPDWAKTPPPNAILLDDDEPELDPLQPLSHNTGFVIGGVIVFMVAVAVGIKIMFNKVSQQANNGEINMPRALVDMLRHQSSPVQQDERNNSVALCGSGEGQGTLGRPPKNLYAPGLPSKDNRLGNIQHNFIHSGTSPNHTATIEHARMNNTQLAAGGTLLSSKHNNTKGQPSFHHSLHNLAQLPPSYENATKPELNRYSSLKRLEKSGLDEYSSGYCTTKRRPHTAQPALQSSSHHIPCGGDYNTMGGRGTLPRHAPRPWIQPTGLPPVSPTVNPYPLDPTEQHYNLNYDTLSKPARKVMSQDQLLNMGDVPGNTGTLSRMSKNQQHQYYKAMAAATKNSNTQTLTRKPQDRPQERPQSNTQTLTRKPQDRPQERPQSNTQTLTRKPQDRPQERPQSNNQTLTRKPKDRPQERPQSNNQTLTRKPKDWPQERLQDRLLMSPDHLEESMGRGVGGMGVGVQDPYAHGGGGGMVPTLPRGGITPQQKAQSQQNVCATPSLDRHHMIKMNSHPTSGREQERSQGMTGHMSGGMGGWGGSEMPGAGVVMGTGTLGGHSAKRMAFAAKRQNTIEQLHFIPGGGDGGAGGGSRGGGSGGGGGGSQGIRTGSKNEVTV, from the exons ATGACGCCCACCACCAATCTCCAAGTCTTCgccgtctccctcctctctctccttgctgcCCCACTTATCACAGCTGAGGAcagctccccctctccctctcccctaagTACCGATCCCCGGCCTCGCCAGGGGGGCTCCACCGACCCCCCTCAGTCCGCCCCcagcccccctctcctcctcctggccaTCCATGCCAACCTCCGCCCCGCTGCCCTCCGGGGCAGGCCCAAAGCTCCAGAGAAACTTCCAGAATCCCCTGGGGTTCTGGAGACCCCTCCCCAACCCCTGGCCCAGATCATGTTCCCCAAGAACGTGACGTCTGCGGCAGCGGGAGCCCTGGCTCCGCCGTTGGGCACGGCCCAGGTGGCTCCTCCTCCCCGCACACTGGTGGACGTGGACGTGTGCCATGGTTACTATGACGTCATGGGCCAGTTGGACAACACCTTCAACTGCTCCAAGGACAGCTTCATCTACTGCTGTGGCAGCTGCCACTACCGCTTCTGCTGCCCCGACCCCACCCGGCGTTTGGAGCAGAGCAGCTGTACCAACTACGACTCCCCGGATTGGGCCAAGACCCCGCCACCAAACGCCATACTCCTGGATGATGATGAGCCGGAACTGGACCCTCTGCAGCCTCTGAGCCACAACACAGGCTTTGTGATTGGAGGTGTCATTGTGTTTATGGTAGCGGTTGCCGTGGGGATTAAGATAATGTTCAACAAGGTGTCGCAGCAGGCCAACAACGGAGAGATCAACATGCCAAG AGCGCTGGTGGACATGTTGCGtcaccagtccagtccagtgcaGCAGGATGAGAGGAACAACAGCGTGGCTCTGTGTGGTTCAGGGGAGGGACAGGGTACGCTGGGCAGACCTCCCAAAAACCTCTATGCTCCTGGCCTGCCCAGCAAGGACAACAGAC TGGGGAATATTCAACACAATTTTATCCATTCAGGAACCAGTCCCAATCACACTGCTACCATCG AACATGCCCGTATGAACAACACCCAGCTGGCGGCAGGAGGCACTCTTCTGTCCAGCAAACACAACAATACTAAAGGGCAGCCCTCCTTCCACCACTCCCTCCACAACCTGGCACAGCTCCCCCCATCCTACGAGAACGCCACCAAGCCAGAGCTCAACAGATACTCCTCGCTCAAACGCCTGG AAAAGAGTGGTCTTGATGAATATTCATCGGGCTACTGCACCACCAAGAGGCGTCCCCACACAGCCCAGCCCgctctccagtcctccagtcacCACATCCCCTGTGGCGGAGACTACAACACCATGGGTGGGAGGGGCACCCTCCCTCGCCACGCCCCCCGCCCCTGGATTCAACCCACCGGCCTACCCCCCGTCTCCCCCACGGTCAACCCCTACCCCCTGGACCCAACCGAGCAGCACTACAACCTCAACTACGACACCCTGTCCAAGCCTGCCAGGAAGGTCATGTCGCAGGACCAGCTGCTCAACATGGGGGACGTCCCCGGGAACACTGGGACCCTCTCCAGGATGTCCAAGAACCAACAGCACCAGTACTACAAAGCCATGGCTGCTGCTACTAAGAACTCCAACACCCAGACCCTGACAAGGAAGCCCCAGGATCGACCCCAGGAGCGGCCTCAGTCCAACACCCAGACCCTGACAAGGAAGCCCCAGGATCGACCCCAGGAGCGGCCTCAGTCCAACACCCAGACCCTGACAAGGAAGCCCCAGGATCGACCCCAGGAGCGGCCTCAGTCCAACAACCAGACCCTGACGAGGAAGCCCAAGGATCGACCCCAGGAGCGGCCTCAGTCCAACAACCAGACCCTGACGAGGAAGCCCAAGGATTGGCCCCAGGAGCGTCTCCAGGATCGCCTACTCATGTCCCCAGATCACCTGGAGGAGAGCATGGGTAGGGGTGTCGGAGGGATGGGAGTGGGTGTGCAGGATCCATATGCCCATGGAGGCGGGGGAGGCATGGTCCCCACTCTCCCCCGGGGTGGTATCACCCCTCAGCAGAAAGCCCAGTCCCAGCAGAATGTATGTGCCACTCCCTCCCTGGACCGCCACCACATGATCAAGATGAACTCTCACCCCACCTCggggagggagcaggagagaagcCAGGGCATGACGGGGCATATGAGTGGAGGCATGGGGGGCTGGGGTGGTAGCGAGATGCCCGGGGCGGGGGTTGTCATGGGAACAGGGACGCTAGGGGGCCACAGCGCCAAGAGGATGGCTTTCGCTGCCAAGAGGCAGAACACTATCGAGCAGTTACACTTTATACCAGGAGGGGGCGACGGAGGAGCGGGaggaggaagtagaggaggaggaagtggaggaggagggggaggaagtcaGGGCATCAGGACAGGCAGTAAGAATGAGGTGACAGTGTGA
- the LOC123996324 gene encoding protein shisa-7-like isoform X2 yields the protein MTPTTNLQVFAVSLLSLLAAPLITAEDSSPSPSPLSTDPRPRQGGSTDPPQSAPSPPLLLLAIHANLRPAALRGRPKAPEKLPESPGVLETPPQPLAQIMFPKNVTSAAAGALAPPLGTAQVAPPPRTLVDVDVCHGYYDVMGQLDNTFNCSKDSFIYCCGSCHYRFCCPDPTRRLEQSSCTNYDSPDWAKTPPPNAILLDDDEPELDPLQPLSHNTGFVIGGVIVFMVAVAVGIKIMFNKVSQQANNGEINMPRALVDMLRHQSSPVQQDERNNSVALCGSGEGQGTLGRPPKNLYAPGLPSKDNRRTSPNHTATIEHARMNNTQLAAGGTLLSSKHNNTKGQPSFHHSLHNLAQLPPSYENATKPELNRYSSLKRLEKSGLDEYSSGYCTTKRRPHTAQPALQSSSHHIPCGGDYNTMGGRGTLPRHAPRPWIQPTGLPPVSPTVNPYPLDPTEQHYNLNYDTLSKPARKVMSQDQLLNMGDVPGNTGTLSRMSKNQQHQYYKAMAAATKNSNTQTLTRKPQDRPQERPQSNTQTLTRKPQDRPQERPQSNTQTLTRKPQDRPQERPQSNNQTLTRKPKDRPQERPQSNNQTLTRKPKDWPQERLQDRLLMSPDHLEESMGRGVGGMGVGVQDPYAHGGGGGMVPTLPRGGITPQQKAQSQQNVCATPSLDRHHMIKMNSHPTSGREQERSQGMTGHMSGGMGGWGGSEMPGAGVVMGTGTLGGHSAKRMAFAAKRQNTIEQLHFIPGGGDGGAGGGSRGGGSGGGGGGSQGIRTGSKNEVTV from the exons ATGACGCCCACCACCAATCTCCAAGTCTTCgccgtctccctcctctctctccttgctgcCCCACTTATCACAGCTGAGGAcagctccccctctccctctcccctaagTACCGATCCCCGGCCTCGCCAGGGGGGCTCCACCGACCCCCCTCAGTCCGCCCCcagcccccctctcctcctcctggccaTCCATGCCAACCTCCGCCCCGCTGCCCTCCGGGGCAGGCCCAAAGCTCCAGAGAAACTTCCAGAATCCCCTGGGGTTCTGGAGACCCCTCCCCAACCCCTGGCCCAGATCATGTTCCCCAAGAACGTGACGTCTGCGGCAGCGGGAGCCCTGGCTCCGCCGTTGGGCACGGCCCAGGTGGCTCCTCCTCCCCGCACACTGGTGGACGTGGACGTGTGCCATGGTTACTATGACGTCATGGGCCAGTTGGACAACACCTTCAACTGCTCCAAGGACAGCTTCATCTACTGCTGTGGCAGCTGCCACTACCGCTTCTGCTGCCCCGACCCCACCCGGCGTTTGGAGCAGAGCAGCTGTACCAACTACGACTCCCCGGATTGGGCCAAGACCCCGCCACCAAACGCCATACTCCTGGATGATGATGAGCCGGAACTGGACCCTCTGCAGCCTCTGAGCCACAACACAGGCTTTGTGATTGGAGGTGTCATTGTGTTTATGGTAGCGGTTGCCGTGGGGATTAAGATAATGTTCAACAAGGTGTCGCAGCAGGCCAACAACGGAGAGATCAACATGCCAAG AGCGCTGGTGGACATGTTGCGtcaccagtccagtccagtgcaGCAGGATGAGAGGAACAACAGCGTGGCTCTGTGTGGTTCAGGGGAGGGACAGGGTACGCTGGGCAGACCTCCCAAAAACCTCTATGCTCCTGGCCTGCCCAGCAAGGACAACAGAC GAACCAGTCCCAATCACACTGCTACCATCG AACATGCCCGTATGAACAACACCCAGCTGGCGGCAGGAGGCACTCTTCTGTCCAGCAAACACAACAATACTAAAGGGCAGCCCTCCTTCCACCACTCCCTCCACAACCTGGCACAGCTCCCCCCATCCTACGAGAACGCCACCAAGCCAGAGCTCAACAGATACTCCTCGCTCAAACGCCTGG AAAAGAGTGGTCTTGATGAATATTCATCGGGCTACTGCACCACCAAGAGGCGTCCCCACACAGCCCAGCCCgctctccagtcctccagtcacCACATCCCCTGTGGCGGAGACTACAACACCATGGGTGGGAGGGGCACCCTCCCTCGCCACGCCCCCCGCCCCTGGATTCAACCCACCGGCCTACCCCCCGTCTCCCCCACGGTCAACCCCTACCCCCTGGACCCAACCGAGCAGCACTACAACCTCAACTACGACACCCTGTCCAAGCCTGCCAGGAAGGTCATGTCGCAGGACCAGCTGCTCAACATGGGGGACGTCCCCGGGAACACTGGGACCCTCTCCAGGATGTCCAAGAACCAACAGCACCAGTACTACAAAGCCATGGCTGCTGCTACTAAGAACTCCAACACCCAGACCCTGACAAGGAAGCCCCAGGATCGACCCCAGGAGCGGCCTCAGTCCAACACCCAGACCCTGACAAGGAAGCCCCAGGATCGACCCCAGGAGCGGCCTCAGTCCAACACCCAGACCCTGACAAGGAAGCCCCAGGATCGACCCCAGGAGCGGCCTCAGTCCAACAACCAGACCCTGACGAGGAAGCCCAAGGATCGACCCCAGGAGCGGCCTCAGTCCAACAACCAGACCCTGACGAGGAAGCCCAAGGATTGGCCCCAGGAGCGTCTCCAGGATCGCCTACTCATGTCCCCAGATCACCTGGAGGAGAGCATGGGTAGGGGTGTCGGAGGGATGGGAGTGGGTGTGCAGGATCCATATGCCCATGGAGGCGGGGGAGGCATGGTCCCCACTCTCCCCCGGGGTGGTATCACCCCTCAGCAGAAAGCCCAGTCCCAGCAGAATGTATGTGCCACTCCCTCCCTGGACCGCCACCACATGATCAAGATGAACTCTCACCCCACCTCggggagggagcaggagagaagcCAGGGCATGACGGGGCATATGAGTGGAGGCATGGGGGGCTGGGGTGGTAGCGAGATGCCCGGGGCGGGGGTTGTCATGGGAACAGGGACGCTAGGGGGCCACAGCGCCAAGAGGATGGCTTTCGCTGCCAAGAGGCAGAACACTATCGAGCAGTTACACTTTATACCAGGAGGGGGCGACGGAGGAGCGGGaggaggaagtagaggaggaggaagtggaggaggagggggaggaagtcaGGGCATCAGGACAGGCAGTAAGAATGAGGTGACAGTGTGA